A stretch of Dysidea avara chromosome 5, odDysAvar1.4, whole genome shotgun sequence DNA encodes these proteins:
- the LOC136256489 gene encoding uncharacterized protein, translating into MDPKARMKQLSDMAKAKAKVNHNVAPRTYLRSAVQIEKQARSYYEDEDWVSAYILYVRFCHLVLQELPTHPKYKTVPKEEKDQTRNKIKVMLERAEELKVKLNGIFTTEYEQRMRGEQKQLEEQRLREHQQEMARQRLLEQQQQQRKEQQEEEERRRLEQQRRDEIAAAAAAATAASQQIVTSGLSLERDGPHTSSQFGNYSNTPPYPAAELGNNNNMMLLDSHVIPPGGVATPLMIFPESVSTSHVVPPGGVSGYHVMPPGDLSNAHMMPPGGVLPVVDRSNKPAHLIQQETYPQDHMTHPIVDRSTKPKTASHDPIADVFLKGIETLQATGGLRMVHVPHNIDHDFLTAASSNTRQNVETCGTLAGKLSKNVLHITHLIIPQQEGTPDSCVTLNEEKILEVLEEYDLISLGWIHTHPSQTSFLSSIDLHMQFSYQVMLDEAIAIVVAPKYSQVGYYCLTSHGLDVISNCQQTGFHPHSKHPPLFEDCKHVQLDEAMTLRVLGIDCCGKMMRGDQYPPYAGGGPYPNGSEPPAMKSSAGMAPPKMDGAPDPSCSGEPGLMDDGSKKTNGDSKDREKHTKPPYSYIALIAMAISQSPNKMLTLGEICDYIIERFPYYHERWPKWQNSIRHNLSLNDCFVKIPRECGSTGKGNYWALHPASADMFRNGSFLRRRYRFIHQMQTTNPSATTAVSAPPANVFIPNMTVAPGQGIPGDCYVGINHEALVSSKHPGMPAGLAAHMPYGPARYNPYDKDHAILRAPRPDYMSHSARSMTAGHPVFHPATVAASTNTSLVIPMSSPTHYPPNTPTIPTVRPNLPDASARGNSVPLDHGDSKNFEHPPASTMIPLHHGGHLIPLDQYNNGFIFPPPDQRATFYLMGQPQFHDPSVAQGMMAPTNIDPKGSSGDFTISKILKTES; encoded by the exons CCTGGTGCTACAAGAGCTCCCAACTCACCCAAAATATAAGACGGTACCCAAGGAAGAGAAAGACCAGACAAGAAAT AAAATTAAGGTGATGTTGGAAAGAGCTGAAGAGTTGAAGGTGAAATTGAACGGAATATTTACCACCGAATATGAGCAG AGGATGAGAGGGGAGCAGAAACAGTTAGAAGAGCAGAGGTTGAGGGAACACCAACAAGAAATGGCCAGACAACGACTACtggagcagcagcaacaacaacgtAAGGAGCAGCAAGAGGAAGAGGAGCGACGTAGGTTGGAGCAGCAGAGACGGGACGAGATAGCAGCTGCTGCAGCAGCAGCAACTGCAGCATCTCAACAAATAGTCACATCTGGTCTCTCACTAGAGAGAGATGGTCCACACACTAGCTCACAATTTGGTAACTATAGTAACACACCACCTTATCCTGCTGCTGAATTGGgcaataacaataatatgatGTTACTTGACTCTCATGTAATACCTCCTGGAGGCGTGGCTACACCTCTCATGATATTCCCTGAAAGTGTGTCTACTTCTCATGTAGTACCTCCTGGGGGTGTGTCTGGTTATCATGTGATGCCTCCTGGAGACTTGTCTAATGCTCACATGATGCCCCCTGGGGGTGTGTTGCCAGTGGTAGACAGATCTAATAAACCAGCTCACTTGATCCAACAAGAGACATACCctcaagatcacatgacccatcCAATAGTAGACCGCAGCACCAAGCCGAAGacagcatcacatgatccaatagCTGATGTTTTCCTTAAAGGGATAG AGACCCTACAAGCTACAGGAGGACTGAGAATGGTGCACGTTCCTCATAACATTGATCATGACTTTCTTACGGCAGCGTCTTCTAATACAAGACAGAACGTGGAGACTTGTGGTACCTTAGCTGGAAAGCTG TCAAAGAACGTATTACACATTACCCACCTGATTATTCCCCAACAAGAAGGCACCCCAGACAGCTGTGTGACTCTCAATGAAGAAAAAATCCTAGAAGTGCTGGAGGAATATGACCTCATCTCACTGGGCTGGATACAT ACCCATCCATCACAGACGAGCTTCCTGTCCAGTATTGACCTACACATGCAATTCTCTTATCAAGTAATGCTAGATGAAGCCATTGCCATTGTTGTTGCTCCGAAATACAGTCA GGTTGGATATTACTGCCTGACCAGTCATGGACTTGATGTGATCAGTAACTGCCAGCAAACTGGATTCCATCCCCACTCCAAGCATCCTCCTTTGTTTGAG GACTGCAAACATGTACAGCTTGATGAAGCCATGACTCTCAGA GTTCTCGGCATAGACTGCT GCGGCAAGATGATGCGAGGTGACCAGTACCCCCCGTATGCAGGAGGCGGGCCTTACCCTAATGGCTCTGAGCCACCTGCAATGAAGTCCTCCGCAGGAATGGCTCCGCCGAAGATGGACGGAGCACCTGACCCGAGTTGCAGCGGCGAGCCAGGGCTAATGGATGATGGGAGCAAAAAGACTAATGGAGACAGCAAAGATAGAGAGAAGCATACCAAACCACCCTATTCTTATATAGCTCTGATTGCTATGGCAATTTCTCAGTCACCAAACAAGATGTTGACCCTGGGTGAGATATGTGACTACATTATTGAGAGGTTCCCCTACTATCATGAGAGGTGGCCAAAGTGGCAGAATTCGATACGCCACAATCTCAGCTTGAATGACTGTTTTGTTAAGATCCCAAGGGAGTGTGGATCAACTGGCAAAGGCAACTATTGGGCTTTGCATCCAGCGAGTGCAGATATGTTCCGTAACGGAAGTTTCTTGCGACGTCGATATCGTTTTATCCATCAGATGCAGACAACCAACCCATCAGCAACCACAGCTGTCTCAGCTCCTCCAGCTAATGTCTTCATACCAAACATGACGGTAGCCCCAGGGCAGGGAATACCTGGAGATTGTTATGTTGGCATCAACCATGAGGCACTGGTATCTTCCAAACACCCTGGAATGCCTGCAGGACTTGCAGCTCACATGCCATATGGTCCTGCAAGATACAATCCTTATGACAAAGATCATGCAATACTGCGAGCTCCCAGGCCGGATTATATGTCCCATTCTGCTCGATCGATGACTGCTGGACACCCGGTATTCCATCCTGCAACTGTAGCGGCTTCTACAAATACTTCTCTGGTTATTCCAATGAGTAGCCCTACTCATTATCCTCCCAACACTCCAACTATTCCAACAGTCCGACCCAACCTACCAGATGCCAGTGCCAGAGGCAACTCAGTACCACTGGATCATGGTGACTCTAAGAACTTTGAACATCCACCAGCGTCCACCATGATACCTTTACATCATGGAGGTCACCTTATCCCACTTGACCAGTACAACAATGGGTTTATCTTTCCACCTCCCGACCAACGAGCAACGTTCTATTTAATGGGGCAACCTCAGTTCCATGACCCATCAGTAGCACAAGGTATGATGGCTCCAACTAACATTGATCCTAAAGGTAGTTCTGGGGACTTTACCATCTCTAAAATACTAAAGACTGAAAGTTAA